GGTACGGTGTGGTCTCCTGCTGTACCGCGAGGGAGAACCGACCGGCGGCGCGGATGAGCCGCTCCTTCATCGATCCGAGTTCGGTCCAGATCTCGACATCGCCGGCCTCATCGACGCGGTACCAGATGGGGACGGTCAGCGGCGGCTTGTTTCCCCGCTCGATGGCGATGATGGCGACATGATTGTCGGCGAGGAACTCTGTCCGTTCGGCTGCTGTCATCTTGAGGTCGGTCATGGTCGCGCTCCTATTCGAAGTTTCGAGGCGCCGACGGGGATTCAACGCGCGAATCCCTTCGGCGCCAGCTGTGTTCAACCCTGTGGGGTTGTGGCTAGAACTTAACGATGGCGGGTACGTCGGCGAGAACACACCCGGGTGTGGAGTCGGCCACCCGCAGCAGGAAGTTGAGCTTCTCGATGCGTTCGCCTGAGCGCGGTGCCCCGTTCTTCTGGAACGGCACCGACAGACCCACCGACAGGTCCATCACGACATCGTCGATGACGCCGCCCGACCGGCCGGACGGAATGGTGAAGAGATCGTGATCGACCGCGTAGCGGTAGCAGTCGAGCGCTTCGGTGATCGTGCCGACCTGGTTGGGTTTGAGGATGAACCCGCCCACCGCGGAGGACTCCACTGCGCGCTGCAGTCGATCCCGGTTGGTGACAACCAGGTCGTCACCGAGGATGATCGATTTCTCGATTGTCGCGACGGCCCTCGAGTATCCGGCCCAGTCGTCTTCGTCGAGCAGATCTTCGATGAAGACGAACGGGAACTCGTTGCTGAGTCGCCGGGTGTAGTCGATCAGTTCGTCGGAGCTGACGCGTTCGCCGTTGAGTTCGTAGGTTCCAGTGGCGGCGTCGAACATCTCGCTGGATGCGCAGTCCAAAGCGAAGGCCATGGTGTCGGCCACACCGGCGCGCTCCACCGCGGTCATCATCAGCTTCAGCACTTCTCGCGGGTCTGAGGACGGGCTTGCGAAACCGTAGGAGGAGGCCACCTGCGGTTTGCGCCCCAGATACTCGGTGAGGACCTCTTCGAGCACGCCGAACAATTTCACGCTCTTCTCGACGGCTTCCTGAATCGAGGATGCCTTGTAGGGCATGACGATGAACTCGTTGAACGGTTGCACGACACTGCCATAGCGACCGCCGTTGATCATGTTGAAGCTCGGCACCGGAACCTGGCTCACAGGGCCGGGACCGAAGTGCTCAGCGATCCACGAGTAGGTGGGCAGACCGGCGGCGGCAGCGGTGGCGCGCAGCAGCGCGATGGACGTCGAGTAGATGGAATTGCCACCGAGGCGGCTCTTGTTGGGTGTGCCGTCGAGGTCGATCATGAGTCGGTCGTTGGCTTCGAGGTCGAGTTCGGTGCCGACCAGCGCCGGAGCGATCTCGTTGTTCACCGCGTCGACGGCGCGGTGAACGCTCAGACCGTTGTACTCGGTGGGGTCCTCGTCGCGAAGGATGAACGCTTCGTGCGCCCCGACAGAACTGCCGGTCGGGGCGGCGCCACGGCCGACATAACCGTTGTCCGTGGTGATCTCGACCTCGACAAGGGGTCGCGTCTTGCAATCGAGGAGTTGGCGTGCGGTCACTGAGGTGATCTTCATGATGTCTTTCGAATCCGGGGCGGGTCAGGCCGGTCGCGCGGGGATGTAGAGGATGTTCAGGTCGCACAGATTCGTGCCGGTGTTGCCGGTGAAAACTGCGTCCCCGATGGCCGTAAGTGCCTCGTGGGTGGCGTGGGTGCGTAGTGCCTCGTGCAGGTTCACGCCGAATTGTTCGGCACGCGCCAGGCTCGTCGAGTCACACAGTCCGCCGGCGGCTGTGGTGGTGCCGTCGGTGCCTTCTGAGTCGAGCGAGATCATCGCTGCGCCAGCGGTTTTTGAAGCTGTCAGTGCAAAGCCCGTCACCAGTTCATGACCGGGTCCGCCATGACCACCGATGATGCTGTTGTCCGGGATCTGGGTGGTGGTCTCCCCGGCTGCGATCAGCACGCAGGGCGGGGTGATGGGATTTCCGGTGGCTTGGGCTTCGCGGGCGATGGAGGCGAAGAACGTTCCGGCGTCGCTGCTCTCACCCTCCAGAAAGGAGCTCACGATCATTGCCGGCAGCCCCATCTGCTCGGCCACCTCCTTGGCGTACAGGCAGGAGTCGGGAAGGGTGTTCAACAGGAAATATGTGTTGTCGGGGAAGGCCTTGGGTGTTTCGCCCTCCTCACCGGCTGACTGGAGATAGTCGACGATCGATCGCGGCAGTCGGTCCGCGAGGTCGTAGTTCTCGATGACGGCTCGCGCATCGGCGAGTGTGGTCTTGTCCGGGCCAATCGGTGTCGATGCATAGTCGGCGTAGGGCCGGCTGATATCCCCCGACGGTGGATTGCCCACTGCGTCCGAGATGCCGAAACCGATGAGTTCCGCGCCGGAACGGGCGATGCGCTGGGCGAGTCGGCCGCCGTTGGTCTGTGAGATGTGTCGGCGGATGGCGTTGATCTCGTAGATCCCGGCGCCGCTCTTCAGCAGAACGTCAGTGGCGTCCATCTCATCCTGGAGGGTGATTCCCTCGATGGGACAGCTCATCAGCGCCGACGAGCCGCCCGAGATGACGGCGATGAACAGGTCTTCGGGGCCGGCCTGATCGGCGAGCGCCAGGATCTCTTGTGCGGCCCGATGACCCGTTTCGTCGGGAATCGGATGCCCCCCGACGTGAACCTCGGTGCGGTGGAACCGGTCGCCGTCCTCCGCGATCTTGACGATCGCGATGCCGCGGGTGAGCCGGTCGCCGAGGATCTCGTCGATCGCCATCGCCATGTGATTGCAGGCCTTGCCTGCACCGACCAGATAGATGTTCCGTTTAGTCGACAGGTCCCAAGTGCGGGTGCCGATGGTGAGAATGTCACCGTCGAGGCGCGTGATCGATTTGATCCGGTCGTAGGCGTCCAAACGGGTCAGCACCCGGTCGGCGATGGTCAATACGACCGACCGAGATTCGCTGTCTCCCAAGCGAATGAGGTCGCTGTAGTTCTTGATCTTGTTCACTTCTGATCTCCGAGGGGCGTTGGGTTGCTATTCCGCGTACGGTGCGTCCCACAACACGAGGGGCGTGCCGAGCCCCTTGTCCTGGGCAGTGCGGTAAATCTCGTAGCCCCACGCGAGGTCGAAAACCGACATTCCGCAGGCGACGAACACGGTGCGCCGGGACCTGTTGTCATCGCGCGCGGCGGGTGACTGCAGCACCGTCCCGAGGTCGGTGAAATCCTTGAGAGCCGGCAGCTTTCCGTCATCGATGAGGCGGTACAGGGGGCCGCCGATGACTCCGTCGTACGCGGCCTGCTTGTCGGGGGAGGCAACGGCCTCGTCCACGTAGGCCTCGTGCAGGGCAACGTGATCGAGCACCACGCGGTTCTCCAGCCAGAACGCATCGTCCGCCGAGATCGGTCCGGAGATCAGGACGGTTGCGTCTGGGTGCAGCCAGTCATTCTGGACAACAAGAGGTTTCACGCGTGACGCAGCCACAGTGACGACTTCGGCGCCGGCCAGGGCCGCCTGCAGGTCGTTCTCGACGACGGCGTCGACGCCCAGAGTCAGGCGCGCCCAGTCGGCCAGCTTCTCGGCGGCCGCCTCGAAGATGTCGTAGCAGTAGACCCGTTTGAGGTTCGGCAGCTGACTGGCGATCGCCTTGAGGCAGGCCTTGTTGATCGGGCCACAGCCGAGCACAGCCACCGAACCCGTTGTGGCGCTCGCCAGATGCCGTGCTGCAACCGCTGGGACGGCGCCGGTTCGAGCGGAACTCAGCAGGTTCGCCGACATGAGGCAGAGCGGCTCGCCGGTCTCCTTGTCATTGAGCATCAGCGTCAGGACGGATCGCGGCAGCCCTTTGGCGGTGTTGGCGTGGTTGGAGCCGTACCACTTGTTTCCGCAGACATCGAACCGTCCGCCCAGGTAACCGGGCATGGCGACGAAGCGTCGGTCCGGGCCAGCGAGGGGCATGTTCGGGAACAGGCTGGATGTCGGGAAGACGACGCCCATGCCGTGGCTGTTGTGATTGGGTCCGCCCATCAAGTAGTCGCCCTG
The DNA window shown above is from Mycolicibacterium confluentis and carries:
- the eno gene encoding phosphopyruvate hydratase, which produces MMKITSVTARQLLDCKTRPLVEVEITTDNGYVGRGAAPTGSSVGAHEAFILRDEDPTEYNGLSVHRAVDAVNNEIAPALVGTELDLEANDRLMIDLDGTPNKSRLGGNSIYSTSIALLRATAAAAGLPTYSWIAEHFGPGPVSQVPVPSFNMINGGRYGSVVQPFNEFIVMPYKASSIQEAVEKSVKLFGVLEEVLTEYLGRKPQVASSYGFASPSSDPREVLKLMMTAVERAGVADTMAFALDCASSEMFDAATGTYELNGERVSSDELIDYTRRLSNEFPFVFIEDLLDEDDWAGYSRAVATIEKSIILGDDLVVTNRDRLQRAVESSAVGGFILKPNQVGTITEALDCYRYAVDHDLFTIPSGRSGGVIDDVVMDLSVGLSVPFQKNGAPRSGERIEKLNFLLRVADSTPGCVLADVPAIVKF
- a CDS encoding glycerate kinase type-2 family protein; the encoded protein is MNKIKNYSDLIRLGDSESRSVVLTIADRVLTRLDAYDRIKSITRLDGDILTIGTRTWDLSTKRNIYLVGAGKACNHMAMAIDEILGDRLTRGIAIVKIAEDGDRFHRTEVHVGGHPIPDETGHRAAQEILALADQAGPEDLFIAVISGGSSALMSCPIEGITLQDEMDATDVLLKSGAGIYEINAIRRHISQTNGGRLAQRIARSGAELIGFGISDAVGNPPSGDISRPYADYASTPIGPDKTTLADARAVIENYDLADRLPRSIVDYLQSAGEEGETPKAFPDNTYFLLNTLPDSCLYAKEVAEQMGLPAMIVSSFLEGESSDAGTFFASIAREAQATGNPITPPCVLIAAGETTTQIPDNSIIGGHGGPGHELVTGFALTASKTAGAAMISLDSEGTDGTTTAAGGLCDSTSLARAEQFGVNLHEALRTHATHEALTAIGDAVFTGNTGTNLCDLNILYIPARPA
- a CDS encoding tyramine oxidase subunit B, encoding MSPRTEFLFLSEPDCIDAGVLDAARCVDVCEEVFGLLAQGDYLMGGPNHNSHGMGVVFPTSSLFPNMPLAGPDRRFVAMPGYLGGRFDVCGNKWYGSNHANTAKGLPRSVLTLMLNDKETGEPLCLMSANLLSSARTGAVPAVAARHLASATTGSVAVLGCGPINKACLKAIASQLPNLKRVYCYDIFEAAAEKLADWARLTLGVDAVVENDLQAALAGAEVVTVAASRVKPLVVQNDWLHPDATVLISGPISADDAFWLENRVVLDHVALHEAYVDEAVASPDKQAAYDGVIGGPLYRLIDDGKLPALKDFTDLGTVLQSPAARDDNRSRRTVFVACGMSVFDLAWGYEIYRTAQDKGLGTPLVLWDAPYAE